One window from the genome of Kaistella carnis encodes:
- a CDS encoding TolC family protein: MTNWRKMAFVALFAGSITGLKAQQTVTLKQAIEYALQNKAEALKAKLDVRNADYQIMEAKSNALPHLSGVANLTYNPLLQKSALDVGAFSGGPSNIQLISFGQKWNAGAGLQLSQAIFNQKVFIGLKAAKSTKEFYQINEQLTEEQIIERVSNAYFQVFTIQQKKETLESSYTSTEKARNVIKSLFDNGLAKKVDLDRTNVNLTNINTILKQQENGINQAENALKFYMGMPIETEIELVKADMEVTPHLLDDVIETDNRAEVQLLAKQKELLQYNKKAVEADYYPTVNLNANYSYQGLGDKFPLTHGEKSGVFWSDYSAITLGVNIPIFNGFATKARVAMAQIELEKLDVDIKDTKLGLDLSYQNAKSQIENSLASLESQKANVSLAETVAANTKSNYQYGLATLTDLLEAENALVEAKNNYSNAILDYKIAEIQYYKSKGELKTYLK, encoded by the coding sequence ATGACCAATTGGAGAAAAATGGCTTTTGTCGCCCTCTTTGCCGGCTCAATCACAGGATTGAAAGCGCAGCAGACGGTTACCTTAAAACAAGCCATAGAGTACGCGCTTCAAAATAAAGCAGAAGCGCTAAAAGCAAAACTGGATGTTCGGAATGCCGATTATCAAATTATGGAAGCGAAATCGAATGCATTGCCCCATCTTTCGGGTGTTGCGAATCTTACCTATAATCCGCTTTTGCAGAAATCTGCCTTAGATGTGGGTGCATTTAGTGGTGGGCCAAGCAATATACAGTTGATTTCTTTCGGACAGAAATGGAATGCCGGTGCAGGTTTGCAGTTGTCTCAGGCGATTTTTAACCAAAAAGTATTCATAGGACTGAAGGCGGCAAAATCAACCAAAGAATTTTATCAAATCAACGAACAGTTAACTGAAGAGCAGATTATAGAAAGAGTTTCGAATGCTTACTTTCAGGTCTTTACGATTCAGCAGAAAAAGGAAACTTTAGAAAGCAGTTATACAAGTACTGAAAAAGCCAGAAATGTGATCAAAAGTTTGTTCGATAATGGGTTGGCGAAAAAAGTGGATTTGGATCGAACCAATGTAAATTTGACCAATATCAACACCATTTTGAAGCAGCAGGAAAACGGCATTAACCAGGCGGAAAATGCGTTGAAGTTTTACATGGGAATGCCGATAGAAACTGAAATTGAATTGGTGAAAGCCGATATGGAAGTCACTCCACATTTGTTAGATGATGTTATAGAAACAGATAACAGAGCGGAAGTCCAACTTTTAGCCAAACAAAAAGAATTGTTACAGTATAATAAAAAAGCAGTTGAAGCAGATTATTATCCGACAGTAAACTTAAATGCGAATTACAGTTATCAGGGATTGGGAGATAAATTTCCTTTAACCCACGGCGAAAAAAGCGGCGTTTTCTGGTCAGATTATTCTGCGATTACGTTAGGCGTAAATATTCCGATTTTTAATGGTTTTGCCACGAAAGCGAGAGTAGCAATGGCGCAAATAGAACTTGAGAAATTAGATGTTGATATTAAAGACACCAAACTTGGTTTAGATTTGTCGTATCAAAACGCGAAATCTCAAATTGAGAACAGTCTTGCTTCTTTAGAAAGTCAAAAAGCCAACGTAAGTCTTGCGGAAACCGTAGCCGCCAATACCAAAAGCAATTACCAATATGGTTTGGCAACACTTACGGATTTGTTGGAAGCCGAAAATGCTTTGGTAGAAGCGAAAAACAATTACAGCAATGCGATCCTGGATTATAAAATTGCAGAAATTCAATATTATAAATCGAAAGGCGAACTTAAAACCTATTTAAAATAA
- a CDS encoding TetR/AcrR family transcriptional regulator, giving the protein MDEKTIFLSKASELFINNGAKSVTMDEIAKEFGISKKTLYQKYKNKEELLEEVLEYKLHEVIDRLQYLDDNVENAIERMFCRDEEIDKVSHSNNNILIRQLLKYYPTIFHKHMLNFSTKFAEVLVHNIEKGRNQGLYREDFNAEIYAKIFFQLVMSYDSSPFFDTEVIEREYFVQEALLLYMNAITNEKGKEVLKSLHQK; this is encoded by the coding sequence ATGGACGAAAAAACAATTTTTTTAAGTAAAGCATCAGAACTTTTCATCAATAACGGCGCGAAAAGTGTGACGATGGATGAGATTGCAAAAGAGTTTGGAATTTCTAAGAAAACCCTTTATCAGAAATACAAAAATAAAGAGGAATTATTGGAAGAAGTCTTGGAATACAAACTTCACGAAGTGATCGACCGACTTCAGTATCTGGATGACAATGTTGAAAATGCCATTGAAAGAATGTTTTGTCGGGACGAAGAAATCGACAAGGTTTCTCACTCTAACAATAATATTCTGATTCGCCAACTTTTAAAATATTATCCGACTATTTTTCACAAACACATGTTGAATTTTTCTACAAAATTCGCAGAAGTATTGGTGCACAATATTGAAAAAGGAAGAAATCAAGGACTTTACCGAGAAGATTTTAACGCAGAAATTTATGCGAAGATTTTTTTCCAACTTGTGATGTCTTATGACAGTTCTCCGTTTTTTGATACCGAAGTAATCGAACGTGAATATTTTGTGCAGGAAGCTTTGTTGCTCTACATGAACGCGATTACGAACGAAAAGGGAAAAGAAGTGCTAAAAAGTCTTCACCAAAAGTAA
- a CDS encoding SusD/RagB family nutrient-binding outer membrane lipoprotein, with amino-acid sequence MKKIILNSAFIILLLVVNSCQRSFEEINTDNSRIKSPSAGSFLKPIQYEMASYGYKRADDFTFDIMQVALPFPNEGNTVSRYYLTEGTGNGFWNTSYKWLKQVSELNAAATKEQNNNYIAISKVLNAWIFANLTDAFGDIPMSEALHLENNMMKPKYDEQKDIYQFLLDDLKAANSLFDATKTLPEGDLFYHADASTEGIVKWRKLSNSLSLRLLTRILNKNGEINVHQRINEIVNNPATYPIFTSNEDGATLDISGIAPLLPPIARPQDFTAYRAAAEFFTKTLVDNQDPRLSKFFTQAKSIPANQNMGYKGAPSGYALGSSFEYQPSNMNQNLAKAPLKILVMPYAEVQFILSELAFKGIISGDAKNYYQNGVKATIEQWGNVVPANYFDNPKVAYNGTFERIMLQKYVSLFFIDHQQWYEQRRTGFPVLPNNGGLLNDGKMPQRMLYPTSTKIQNYDNYLIASQRMGGDNINTKMWWND; translated from the coding sequence ATGAAGAAGATAATATTAAATTCCGCATTCATCATTTTACTCCTTGTAGTAAACTCATGTCAAAGATCGTTCGAAGAAATTAATACCGATAACAGCAGGATCAAAAGCCCGTCGGCAGGAAGTTTTTTGAAACCGATTCAATATGAAATGGCAAGTTATGGCTACAAAAGAGCTGATGATTTTACCTTTGATATTATGCAGGTCGCACTGCCGTTTCCCAATGAAGGAAACACCGTGAGCAGATATTATTTAACGGAAGGTACTGGAAATGGCTTTTGGAATACCAGTTATAAGTGGTTAAAACAAGTGAGCGAATTAAATGCCGCTGCGACAAAAGAACAAAACAACAATTATATTGCGATTTCTAAAGTATTAAATGCTTGGATTTTTGCCAACCTCACCGATGCTTTTGGAGATATTCCAATGTCCGAGGCATTGCATTTAGAAAATAATATGATGAAGCCGAAATATGATGAACAAAAGGATATTTATCAATTTCTTTTAGATGATTTAAAAGCAGCGAACTCCTTATTTGATGCTACGAAAACATTACCTGAAGGCGATTTATTTTATCATGCAGATGCCAGCACAGAAGGAATCGTAAAATGGAGAAAGTTATCTAATTCCTTATCACTACGATTGCTGACTCGAATTTTGAACAAAAACGGAGAAATTAATGTTCACCAAAGAATCAATGAAATCGTGAACAATCCAGCGACTTATCCTATTTTTACGAGTAATGAAGATGGTGCGACTTTGGATATTTCAGGAATTGCGCCCTTGCTTCCTCCGATTGCCAGACCTCAGGATTTTACGGCATACCGCGCTGCTGCAGAATTTTTTACGAAGACTTTGGTAGACAATCAGGATCCCAGGCTGAGCAAATTTTTTACCCAAGCCAAAAGTATTCCGGCTAATCAAAATATGGGCTACAAAGGCGCACCTTCGGGTTATGCTTTAGGAAGCAGTTTCGAATATCAACCTTCAAATATGAATCAGAATTTAGCAAAAGCGCCATTGAAAATTCTGGTAATGCCTTATGCTGAAGTACAGTTTATTTTGTCTGAACTGGCTTTCAAAGGAATTATTTCGGGAGATGCCAAGAATTATTATCAGAATGGCGTTAAAGCAACAATTGAACAGTGGGGAAATGTGGTGCCCGCAAACTATTTTGATAATCCTAAAGTGGCCTATAATGGAACTTTTGAACGGATTATGTTACAAAAATATGTCAGTCTTTTCTTTATCGATCATCAACAGTGGTATGAGCAAAGGAGAACTGGGTTTCCAGTACTTCCAAATAATGGAGGTCTATTGAACGACGGAAAAATGCCTCAGAGAATGCTTTATCCAACATCGACTAAAATTCAGAATTACGACAATTATTTAATTGCCTCTCAGCGAATGGGTGGTGATAATATTAACACTAAAATGTGGTGGAATGACTAA
- a CDS encoding glycerophosphodiester phosphodiesterase family protein, whose protein sequence is MTKITIKFTSAFLLLNLLLMQAQTQIIAHRGYWQTKPPTTENSLKALENAQGLNIYGTEFDVRMSKDGVLVINHDEHHGSMEISETNFQDLEKLKLNNGENIPTLKDYLEKGKKYSALKLIIELKPINSETKENELVQKAIQIVKDLNLESQSEFISFSLNICQQIKKLEPAFKVQYLKGDLSPLEIKQKGLDGLDYHYSVFLKNPTWISEAKTLGLITNSWTVNDVEIFEKLKNQGINFITTNIPDQLKNN, encoded by the coding sequence ATGACTAAGATTACGATAAAATTTACCAGTGCATTTTTACTATTAAATCTTTTATTAATGCAGGCACAAACTCAAATTATAGCACACCGTGGTTACTGGCAAACAAAACCTCCGACCACAGAAAATTCCCTGAAAGCTTTAGAAAATGCTCAAGGTTTAAATATTTACGGAACCGAGTTCGACGTTCGAATGTCAAAAGACGGCGTGCTGGTAATCAATCACGATGAACATCATGGTTCTATGGAAATTTCGGAAACTAATTTCCAAGATCTGGAAAAATTGAAATTAAATAATGGCGAGAACATTCCAACTTTAAAAGACTATTTAGAAAAAGGAAAAAAATACTCCGCCTTAAAACTAATCATAGAACTGAAACCAATCAATTCAGAAACCAAGGAAAATGAATTGGTACAGAAAGCAATTCAAATCGTGAAAGACCTGAATTTGGAATCCCAAAGTGAATTTATCTCCTTCAGTTTAAATATTTGTCAGCAGATCAAAAAATTAGAACCTGCATTTAAAGTGCAATATCTCAAGGGTGATCTTTCGCCTTTAGAAATAAAACAAAAAGGATTGGATGGTTTAGATTATCATTATTCTGTGTTTCTGAAAAATCCTACTTGGATTTCGGAAGCAAAGACTTTAGGATTAATCACCAACTCCTGGACGGTAAATGATGTTGAAATATTCGAAAAACTAAAAAACCAAGGAATCAATTTTATTACCACCAATATTCCTGACCAATTAAAAAATAATTAA
- a CDS encoding 3-ketoacyl-ACP reductase translates to MNLKGKNAIVTGGGRGLGKAVALILAKEGVNMGITGRNEENLKNTVEELKGLGVQASYAIFSMDEESAVQKGISDLAKDLGGVDILINNAGIGDFGSIEDMPSETWEQVIKTNLFGVYYAAKAVYPFLKEKGAGDIVNVASTAGLKGGPNMSAYAASKAAVVSLSQSMMAEWRKQNIRVITLTPSTIASDLSIQGGLTDGNPETVLQPEDFAEWVRDILKMNRRALIANGSIFSTNP, encoded by the coding sequence ATGAATTTAAAAGGAAAAAACGCCATCGTTACAGGTGGAGGTAGAGGTCTTGGAAAAGCAGTCGCTTTAATTTTAGCCAAAGAAGGAGTCAATATGGGTATCACCGGACGTAATGAAGAGAATTTAAAAAATACCGTTGAAGAATTGAAAGGTTTAGGAGTTCAGGCTTCTTACGCCATTTTCAGTATGGATGAAGAATCTGCGGTTCAAAAAGGAATTTCAGATTTAGCAAAAGATCTAGGTGGAGTAGATATTCTTATCAACAACGCTGGAATTGGTGACTTTGGAAGTATTGAAGATATGCCGTCTGAAACTTGGGAACAAGTCATCAAGACCAATTTGTTCGGAGTTTATTATGCAGCAAAAGCAGTCTATCCATTCTTAAAGGAGAAAGGAGCGGGCGATATTGTCAACGTTGCTTCAACAGCAGGTTTAAAAGGAGGACCAAATATGTCGGCTTACGCAGCTTCGAAAGCGGCAGTTGTTTCTTTATCACAATCAATGATGGCAGAATGGAGAAAACAAAACATCCGCGTCATTACTTTAACGCCAAGTACGATTGCTTCTGATTTGTCGATTCAAGGTGGTTTGACCGATGGAAATCCAGAAACTGTACTTCAACCTGAAGATTTTGCTGAATGGGTAAGAGATATTTTGAAAATGAACAGAAGAGCATTAATTGCTAATGGTTCTATTTTTTCAACCAATCCTTAA
- a CDS encoding IS1595 family transposase, with product MNIFSFGVEFSSEEDCISHFKAERDKIGVSCKCGKTDFFWIKSRLSYECKSCRKRTTLRSGTIMENSNLSFLVWYKAMFLMSATKKGFSAKEMQRQLGLKRYEPVWAMMHKLRKAMGKRDERYTLEGMIEMDEGYFTVESRELEQEKGIRGRGAVGKQNVAVMAESTPLENIETGETSKSCRYFKAIVLEDHTAEGINETIKESLAESSIVFTDQSTSYVDISQLVEIHISEKSSKETTKDTLRWVHIFISNAKRNLLGNYHKIKRKNLQLYLNEFVYKLNRRYFEDKLFDRLVIASITGV from the coding sequence ATGAATATTTTTAGTTTTGGCGTAGAGTTTAGCAGTGAAGAGGATTGTATATCTCATTTTAAAGCAGAACGTGACAAAATTGGCGTTTCCTGCAAGTGCGGAAAAACTGATTTTTTTTGGATTAAAAGCAGATTAAGTTACGAGTGTAAATCTTGTAGAAAGCGAACTACATTACGAAGTGGAACCATCATGGAAAATTCCAATTTGTCCTTTCTAGTTTGGTATAAAGCGATGTTTTTGATGAGTGCAACAAAAAAAGGATTTTCTGCTAAAGAAATGCAAAGGCAATTAGGTTTGAAGCGCTATGAGCCAGTTTGGGCTATGATGCACAAATTGAGAAAAGCGATGGGAAAACGAGATGAAAGATACACTTTAGAGGGCATGATTGAAATGGATGAAGGGTATTTTACAGTTGAATCTAGAGAACTGGAACAAGAGAAAGGGATTCGTGGAAGAGGTGCAGTTGGAAAGCAAAATGTTGCAGTGATGGCGGAATCTACGCCATTAGAAAATATAGAAACAGGAGAGACATCGAAATCTTGTAGATATTTTAAAGCAATAGTATTAGAAGATCATACAGCAGAGGGAATTAATGAGACTATTAAAGAATCTTTGGCAGAATCCAGCATAGTTTTTACAGATCAAAGCACGTCATATGTTGATATATCACAACTTGTAGAAATTCATATTTCAGAAAAATCTTCGAAAGAAACTACAAAAGATACTTTGCGTTGGGTTCACATATTTATCAGTAATGCGAAAAGGAATTTATTAGGAAATTACCACAAAATAAAACGCAAAAACCTTCAACTTTATCTAAATGAGTTTGTTTATAAGTTAAATCGGAGATATTTTGAAGATAAACTGTTCGATAGACTTGTGATAGCAAGCATTACAGGAGTATGA
- a CDS encoding calcineurin-like phosphoesterase C-terminal domain-containing protein, with the protein MKTFLFSCLLIPGIALSQTSVSGYIYNDLNKNQQKDHNEKGIENVAVSNGVDVVLTDKRGRYSLSIQDDQTVFVIKPRGYQVPVNERNLPQFYYHHKPAGSPTTYKYQGVKSTGKLPKEVNFSLQQQAETDSFDILVFGDPQPYTEKELDYFKRGIVNEVKNNRKNAVFGISLGDLVGDNLNLQKPYAEVMREIGLPWYNVMGNHDMNYEATEDHLSDETFESNFGPANYSFNYGNVHFIILDNILYPDPRTKKGYWGGFRADQLRFIENDLKLVDQNKLIVVSFHIPLNHKNEDTFRNADRQKLFDLLSPFSNVLLLSAHTHLQQQLFYGKKDGWNGIKELHEYNAATTSGDWYSGTKDEAGLPASTMRDGTLKGYSFLSFKDNQYDIKYKSFGKEDDYQIKLYVPKVIPFPSKTSAKVVANFFMGSKKDKVEYRLDGGQWKSMDYHETIDPAFAQSVYKWDTTEQLFEGRRPSNPEVSSHIWVGGFTNKLNAGTHKVEVRAFDMFGHEFTTSETFEVQKAIPIP; encoded by the coding sequence ATGAAAACATTCTTATTTTCCTGTTTGTTAATTCCGGGAATAGCATTATCGCAAACGTCAGTCTCTGGCTATATTTATAATGATCTCAATAAAAATCAACAAAAAGATCACAACGAGAAAGGAATCGAAAATGTTGCAGTTTCAAATGGTGTTGATGTTGTTTTAACTGATAAAAGAGGGCGTTACAGTTTGTCCATTCAAGACGATCAAACCGTATTTGTCATTAAACCCAGGGGTTATCAAGTTCCCGTGAATGAAAGAAATTTACCTCAGTTTTATTATCATCATAAACCAGCAGGTTCTCCTACGACTTATAAATATCAAGGGGTAAAATCTACAGGGAAACTTCCAAAAGAAGTAAATTTCTCTTTACAACAGCAAGCTGAAACCGACAGTTTCGATATTTTAGTTTTTGGTGATCCACAACCTTACACTGAAAAAGAACTGGACTATTTTAAAAGAGGAATTGTTAATGAAGTTAAGAATAATAGAAAAAATGCTGTCTTTGGAATTAGTTTAGGAGATCTTGTAGGAGATAATTTAAATCTTCAAAAACCTTACGCAGAAGTGATGAGGGAAATTGGTTTGCCTTGGTATAATGTAATGGGAAATCACGACATGAATTATGAGGCGACCGAAGATCATCTTTCCGATGAAACTTTCGAATCGAATTTTGGACCGGCCAATTATTCATTTAATTATGGTAACGTCCATTTTATTATTCTAGACAATATTCTATATCCCGATCCACGAACAAAAAAAGGATATTGGGGTGGTTTTCGCGCAGATCAGTTGCGTTTTATCGAAAACGATTTGAAGCTGGTAGATCAAAATAAATTAATCGTGGTTTCATTTCATATCCCGCTAAACCATAAAAATGAGGACACTTTTAGAAATGCAGATCGCCAGAAACTGTTTGATTTACTAAGTCCATTTTCCAATGTTTTGCTGCTTTCTGCACACACGCATTTACAGCAACAACTTTTTTATGGTAAAAAAGACGGGTGGAATGGGATCAAAGAATTGCATGAATACAATGCCGCTACTACAAGCGGAGACTGGTATTCTGGCACAAAAGATGAAGCCGGGCTTCCTGCTTCTACCATGAGAGATGGCACTCTGAAAGGCTATTCTTTCCTTAGTTTTAAAGATAATCAGTACGATATAAAATACAAATCTTTCGGCAAAGAGGATGACTATCAAATCAAATTATATGTACCAAAGGTGATTCCTTTTCCTTCCAAAACATCTGCGAAAGTGGTGGCAAATTTTTTTATGGGAAGCAAAAAGGATAAGGTAGAGTATCGTCTTGATGGTGGCCAATGGAAGTCGATGGACTATCATGAAACCATTGATCCCGCTTTTGCACAGTCGGTCTATAAATGGGATACTACTGAGCAGCTTTTTGAAGGTAGAAGACCATCAAACCCTGAAGTGTCAAGCCATATTTGGGTCGGTGGTTTTACAAATAAATTGAATGCCGGTACGCATAAAGTAGAAGTGAGAGCTTTCGACATGTTTGGTCATGAATTTACCACTTCGGAAACTTTTGAAGTGCAGAAGGCAATTCCAATTCCGTAA
- a CDS encoding SusC/RagA family TonB-linked outer membrane protein, protein MRKETQKILTIPILLLLSANVGAQQNVKKDSTVNIQEVVITALGIKRQDKSLGYVAEKVKGEVFENIQNNNWAQSLEGKVAGLKIQSTGAGPLGSSRITLRGEKSMSLDNNYALIVVDGVPLSNSTTGTGTPAYGAGSGGDVPIDLGNGLNSINPDDIESVTVLKGASAAALYGARAANGALMIVTKSGKSKNGKVKVSFNSSLSFDSVLKWPDYQYEYGQGTLTKNKAGQFYYSYGASPDGVNTGSTSSAFGPKFEGQSYYQYDPTLEGQSATRQLWRPYKDNIKGFWGVGTTSSNTVSIENSSEKTNFRTSLTYLDNEWMMPNTGFDRFNMALSVAHKLSDKLKISAKFNYANTKSDNLPATGYNNQSISYFMIFQNPNVDLAWYKPIWKKGQENVDQIHPFSSFIDNPYLIAYKMLNGVDKKLINGNVTADYQFTKDFKVMLRSGIEALNEKRTTIRPWSSANYSKGFYREQFITNQEFNNDVLFTYKKDLNKFNISANLGGSIRYNEYIMSDYRAEGLKVAGDYTLNNAISLLTKVPQPRDQQSNSIYGLLSLNYENQVFLDVTGRNDWSSTLSKDYRSFFYPSVSTSFILSDIFKISTNRFNYWKLRASWAKVGIAGSPYQLDKYYNISDFVGSVETPGTYPNPFLKPEKNTNIEAGMDFSFLNNRLIYNFTLYQNDTENQIIVIPTLYESGYSSRVINAGKVRNTGVEMSLNAVPIKSKNFSWNIGANWSTNGNEIISLPEEFSGENYYTMATVAGVVYYNATVGGSLGDMWGFKLLRNANGEVIYDNNGLPARPERIEKVGNAFPEWRAGLHNDFKYKNFTLSVSFDGQYGGVAYSQSHHKMSEQGKLRHTLVGRDDPNGTIIGDGVVVNSDGSFSPNATPVSLSSYYGDYYRRANVETNTFDTSFVKLRDARIAYSFSKELISPLKLSELTFAIFGKNLWMWTEFPLFDPEVASLNNSTITPGVEIGQLPSARTIGFQLNLKF, encoded by the coding sequence ATGAGAAAGGAAACTCAGAAAATATTGACAATTCCAATATTATTGCTGTTAAGTGCAAATGTAGGCGCACAGCAAAATGTTAAAAAAGACAGTACAGTAAATATTCAGGAGGTGGTCATTACTGCTTTGGGAATTAAGAGACAAGATAAATCTCTGGGTTACGTTGCGGAGAAAGTGAAAGGTGAAGTTTTTGAGAATATTCAAAATAACAATTGGGCACAAAGTTTAGAAGGAAAAGTTGCAGGTTTAAAAATTCAAAGCACAGGTGCAGGTCCTTTGGGCTCATCGAGAATTACGTTGAGAGGTGAAAAATCAATGAGCCTGGATAATAATTATGCCTTAATTGTTGTTGATGGTGTGCCTTTGAGCAATTCCACAACAGGAACTGGAACTCCAGCGTATGGAGCAGGCTCTGGGGGAGATGTCCCTATTGATTTAGGAAATGGTCTCAACAGTATCAATCCAGATGATATTGAATCAGTAACAGTGTTGAAAGGTGCTTCTGCAGCAGCGCTTTATGGCGCAAGAGCTGCGAATGGCGCTTTGATGATTGTCACAAAGTCAGGAAAAAGTAAAAATGGTAAGGTAAAAGTTTCCTTTAATTCATCGTTGAGTTTTGATTCGGTTTTAAAGTGGCCGGATTATCAATATGAATACGGTCAGGGGACCCTAACAAAAAATAAGGCTGGACAATTTTATTATTCATACGGTGCCTCACCAGATGGCGTAAATACAGGTTCGACGAGCAGTGCGTTTGGACCGAAATTCGAGGGACAATCCTATTACCAGTATGATCCAACACTCGAAGGACAAAGTGCAACAAGGCAACTTTGGCGTCCTTACAAAGATAATATCAAAGGTTTCTGGGGCGTGGGCACGACATCTTCCAACACTGTTTCTATTGAAAATTCCAGTGAGAAAACTAACTTCCGAACATCGTTAACTTATCTTGATAACGAATGGATGATGCCTAATACGGGTTTCGATCGATTTAATATGGCATTATCGGTAGCGCATAAACTGTCGGATAAACTCAAGATCTCGGCTAAGTTTAATTATGCCAATACCAAAAGTGATAATCTTCCCGCGACTGGCTACAACAATCAATCGATTTCTTATTTTATGATTTTTCAAAATCCTAATGTTGATTTGGCTTGGTATAAACCCATCTGGAAAAAAGGGCAGGAAAATGTAGATCAAATTCACCCTTTCAGCAGTTTTATTGATAATCCTTATCTGATTGCTTATAAAATGTTGAACGGAGTAGATAAAAAATTAATTAATGGAAATGTAACTGCCGATTATCAATTCACCAAAGATTTTAAAGTAATGCTTAGATCAGGAATTGAAGCGTTAAATGAAAAAAGGACCACCATCAGGCCTTGGAGTTCGGCGAATTATAGCAAAGGCTTTTACCGAGAACAATTTATTACAAATCAAGAGTTTAATAACGACGTTTTATTTACTTATAAAAAAGATTTAAACAAATTTAATATCAGTGCCAATCTTGGAGGAAGCATTCGTTATAATGAATATATCATGAGTGACTACCGCGCGGAAGGTCTGAAAGTCGCCGGAGATTATACACTGAACAATGCCATTTCGTTGCTTACCAAAGTTCCGCAACCGCGCGATCAGCAATCCAATAGCATTTACGGATTGCTAAGCCTTAATTATGAGAATCAGGTTTTCTTGGATGTTACCGGAAGGAATGACTGGAGTAGTACGCTTTCTAAAGATTATCGGTCATTTTTCTATCCTTCAGTAAGTACCAGTTTCATTTTGTCTGATATTTTTAAGATATCTACTAATAGGTTCAATTACTGGAAATTGAGAGCTTCCTGGGCAAAAGTAGGTATTGCCGGCTCGCCTTATCAGTTAGATAAGTACTATAATATCAGTGATTTTGTAGGATCTGTAGAGACACCAGGGACGTATCCGAACCCGTTTTTAAAACCTGAAAAAAACACCAATATTGAAGCGGGAATGGATTTTTCTTTCCTGAACAACAGACTAATATATAACTTCACTCTTTATCAAAATGACACGGAAAATCAAATTATTGTCATTCCTACACTTTATGAGTCCGGCTATTCAAGCCGAGTGATCAATGCAGGTAAAGTGAGAAACACAGGCGTTGAAATGAGTTTAAATGCAGTTCCCATAAAATCGAAAAACTTCTCTTGGAATATTGGTGCAAACTGGTCAACAAACGGCAATGAAATCATCAGTCTGCCAGAAGAATTTAGTGGCGAAAACTATTACACCATGGCAACGGTGGCAGGAGTAGTGTATTACAACGCAACAGTTGGTGGATCTTTAGGAGATATGTGGGGTTTTAAATTATTGCGAAATGCAAATGGTGAGGTGATTTATGATAATAATGGACTCCCAGCAAGACCGGAAAGAATAGAGAAGGTGGGTAATGCTTTCCCCGAATGGCGCGCAGGTCTTCATAATGATTTTAAATATAAAAACTTCACTTTAAGTGTTTCTTTTGATGGGCAATATGGTGGTGTAGCTTATTCGCAGAGTCATCATAAAATGTCGGAGCAGGGGAAACTCCGTCATACTTTAGTCGGGAGGGATGATCCAAACGGCACGATTATCGGAGACGGCGTTGTGGTAAATAGCGACGGATCCTTCAGTCCAAACGCAACACCAGTCTCACTTAGTTCTTACTACGGAGATTATTACCGAAGAGCCAATGTAGAAACCAATACGTTCGACACCTCGTTCGTAAAATTAAGAGATGCCAGAATTGCGTATTCTTTTTCAAAAGAGCTGATTTCTCCTTTAAAATTATCAGAGCTCACTTTCGCAATTTTCGGGAAAAACCTTTGGATGTGGACAGAATTCCCACTATTCGATCCTGAAGTAGCATCATTAAATAATTCAACTATTACACCCGGAGTCGAAATCGGGCAACTTCCATCGGCCAGAACCATTGGTTTTCAACTTAACTTAAAATTTTAA